One Arthrobacter sp. Soc17.1.1.1 DNA segment encodes these proteins:
- a CDS encoding VOC family protein, with translation MATNVFINLPVSDLVRSKEFYTSFGWTLNPSFSNDDAGAITISDTIHLMILTHGHWAQFTDKPVADTRSTSAVINAIGVDAADDVDTLVEQAVAAGAVEGKAQELGFMRSRSFSDPDGHTWEIMWMDPIAQTGDWEAVQAKYGDQQPV, from the coding sequence ATGGCTACGAATGTCTTCATCAACCTCCCGGTCAGCGACCTCGTCAGGTCCAAGGAGTTCTACACCAGCTTCGGTTGGACGCTCAATCCCAGCTTCTCCAACGACGACGCCGGTGCCATCACCATCAGTGACACCATCCACCTGATGATTCTCACCCACGGGCACTGGGCGCAGTTCACCGACAAGCCTGTCGCCGACACGCGGTCGACGTCCGCTGTCATCAATGCGATCGGTGTGGACGCCGCAGATGATGTCGACACCCTTGTGGAGCAGGCGGTTGCCGCCGGGGCCGTCGAGGGCAAGGCGCAGGAGCTCGGTTTCATGCGCTCACGGTCGTTCTCGGATCCCGACGGGCACACGTGGGAGATCATGTGGATGGATCCCATCGCGCAGACGGGCGACTGGGAAGCCGTTCAGGCCAAGTACGGCGACCAGCAGCCGGTCTGA
- a CDS encoding histone-like nucleoid-structuring protein Lsr2, protein MTNTMAQRVQVELVDDLTGEVAQETVRFGVDGTEYEIDLTTENAEKLRATLGEYAEKARKATGRRGQGKSPASAGSGSGSGKSKREETQRIRQWAQDNGHSTSSRGRVSQSIIDAYNAAH, encoded by the coding sequence GTGACAAACACTATGGCGCAGCGTGTACAGGTTGAATTGGTCGATGACCTCACCGGTGAAGTAGCTCAGGAAACCGTCCGTTTCGGTGTGGACGGCACCGAGTATGAGATCGACCTGACCACCGAGAACGCGGAGAAGCTCCGTGCAACACTCGGCGAGTACGCGGAGAAGGCCCGCAAGGCCACCGGCCGCCGCGGCCAGGGCAAGTCCCCCGCCTCCGCAGGATCGGGTTCGGGTTCGGGCAAGTCCAAGCGTGAGGAAACGCAGCGTATCCGCCAGTGGGCGCAGGACAACGGGCACTCCACCAGCTCGAGGGGCCGGGTCTCCCAGTCCATCATCGACGCCTACAACGCAGCCCACTAA
- a CDS encoding helicase associated domain-containing protein, with product MDRQIEKNPDWFDACLLVRDQPAWDGAAAKRFARNRDRVWWQHYADVAAHMGERGGVLPAQNDRVRARELYRWIEAQRRQHDAGNLTQDRIEALDGLGEWRGTRRGNPDALWASRLEQVRQFHAVRGRFPVYTPQRRPEEKVLATWLHRQRTWSRAGRLRQDRHQQLDQTLPGWTTPTR from the coding sequence GTGGACCGACAGATCGAAAAGAACCCTGACTGGTTCGATGCGTGCCTGCTGGTCCGCGACCAACCCGCCTGGGACGGGGCCGCGGCGAAGCGGTTCGCCCGGAACAGGGACCGGGTGTGGTGGCAGCACTACGCGGATGTTGCCGCGCACATGGGGGAGCGTGGCGGTGTGCTGCCAGCGCAGAACGACCGTGTGCGGGCGCGGGAGCTGTACCGGTGGATCGAGGCCCAGCGCCGCCAGCACGACGCCGGGAACCTCACCCAGGACAGGATCGAAGCCCTGGACGGGCTGGGGGAGTGGAGGGGCACCCGCAGGGGAAACCCCGACGCCCTCTGGGCGTCACGCCTGGAACAGGTCCGGCAGTTCCACGCCGTGAGGGGGCGGTTCCCGGTCTACACCCCGCAGCGCCGCCCGGAGGAGAAAGTCCTCGCGACCTGGCTACACCGCCAACGCACCTGGTCACGGGCGGGCCGGCTCCGCCAGGACCGCCACCAGCAACTGGACCAGACGCTGCCCGGATGGACCACACCAACGCGCTGA